From the genome of Candidatus Methylacidiphilales bacterium, one region includes:
- a CDS encoding Lrp/AsnC family transcriptional regulator: MNPQLQILARLEENAQTPLEKIAEELHIPLSEVRATIADLERQKIILGYKTIVDEDKLDRNTVKAIINVKTTPERGEGFDRLARRISQYPEVIDCYLVSGDYDLVIFVQAPSSKAIAHFVAEKLSTLTGIVSTATHFLLKTYKEHHIPFFDTALAADDEEDYERLKISP, from the coding sequence ATGAATCCACAACTTCAGATTTTAGCACGTCTTGAGGAGAACGCCCAGACCCCGTTGGAAAAAATTGCTGAGGAGCTCCACATCCCTCTTTCTGAAGTCCGTGCAACCATCGCCGATCTCGAGAGACAGAAAATTATCCTCGGCTACAAGACGATCGTGGACGAAGACAAGCTCGACCGAAATACAGTTAAAGCAATCATCAACGTAAAAACTACCCCTGAACGTGGCGAAGGCTTCGATCGCTTAGCCCGCAGAATCAGCCAATATCCAGAAGTCATCGATTGTTACCTTGTGAGCGGTGATTATGACTTGGTGATCTTTGTTCAAGCGCCCTCATCTAAAGCGATCGCTCATTTCGTCGCAGAAAAGCTTTCCACCCTTACCGGAATCGTCTCAACAGCTACACATTTCCTCCTCAAAACCTACAAAGAGCACCACATCCCATTTTTCGATACTGCCTTAGCTGCTGACGACGAAGAAGACTACGAAAGGCTCAAAATAAGCCCATAG